A section of the Halichoerus grypus chromosome 11, mHalGry1.hap1.1, whole genome shotgun sequence genome encodes:
- the OR8A1 gene encoding olfactory receptor 8A1: MAAENHSTVTDFILRGLTNQPELQLPLFFLFLGIYLVTMIGNLGMFTLICLNPQLHTPMYYFLSNLSLVDFCYSSVITPKMLVNFVSEKNTISYAGCMSQLYFFLVFVIAECYMLTVMAYDRYVAICSPLLYNVIMCHQVCSLLVAVVYAMGLIGSTIETGLMLKLSYCELFISHYFCDILPLMKLSCSSTYDIEMTVFFLAGFNIIVTSLTVLVSYVFILSSILHIRSTEGRSKAFSTCSSHLVAVGMFYGSTAFMYLKPSTASSLAQENMASVFYTTVIPMLNPLIYSLRNKEVKATMQKTLRRKVF, translated from the coding sequence ATGGCTGCAGAAAATCACTCTACAGTGACCGACTTCATTCTCAGGGGATTGACAAATCAGCCAGAGCTCCAGctcccccttttcttcctcttccttgggATCTACTTGGTCACCATGATAGGGAACCTGGGCATGTTCACACTGATTTGTCTGAATCCTCAGCTTCACACCCCCATGTACTACTTCCTCAGCAATCTGTCACTTGTGGATTTCTGCTACTCCTCTGTCATTACCCCGAAAATGTTGGTGAATTTTGTGTCAGAGAAGAACACCATCTCCTACGCAGGGTGCATGTCACAGCTCTACTTCTTCCTTGTGTTTGTCATTGCCGAGTGTTACATGCTGACAgtgatggcctatgaccgctaTGTCGCCATCTGCAGCCCTTTGCTCTACAATGTCATCATGTGTCATCAAGTCTGCTCCCTGCTGGTGGCTGTGGTCTATGCCATGGGGCTCATTGGCTCAACAATAGAGACTGGCCTCATGTTAAAACTGTCCTATTGTGAGCTCTTCATCAGTCATTACTTCTGTGACATCCTCCCTCTCATGAAGCTTTCCTGCTCTAGCACCTATGATATTGAGATGACAGTCTTCTTTTTGGCTGGATTCAACATCATAGTCACCAGTTTAACAGTCCTTGTTTCCTACGTCTTCATCCTCTCCAGCATCCTCCACATCCGCTCCACAGAGGGCAGGTCCAAAGCCTTCAGCACCTGCAGCTCCCACCTTGTGGCTGTGGGGATGTTCTATGGATCTACTGCATTCATGTACTTAAAACCCTCCACAGCCAGTTCCCTGGCCCAGGAGAACATGGCCTCCGTGTTCTACACCACAGTGATCCCCATGCTGAACCCCCTGATCTACAGCTTGAGGAATAAGGAGGTAAAGGCCACCATGCAGAAAACACTGAGGAGAAAAGTGTTTTGA